The Apium graveolens cultivar Ventura chromosome 6, ASM990537v1, whole genome shotgun sequence genome contains a region encoding:
- the LOC141666037 gene encoding secreted RxLR effector protein 161-like: MDKSHPLTTPIMVRSLEPGKDPFRPRDDVKRFSSAPMDRHWNGINHIFRYLRGTIDFGLFFSKNSTSQLIGYADAGYLSDLHFGKSQTGNVFTYCGAAISWKSTKQTIVETLTNHSKLIVIHVASRECVWLRSIIKNIQESCGLSDITRSPTIMFEDNTACIDQLKEGYIKGDITKHISPRFFYTHKLQKNGEIDVQ, encoded by the exons atggataaatctcATCCATTGACTACTCCAATTATGGTTAGATCTTTAGAACCTGGTAAAGATCCATTTCGACCACGAGACGATGTGAAGAG ATTTAGCTCTGCTCCGATGGACAGACATTGGAATGGGATCAATCATATATTTCGTTATCTTCGTGGAACAATTGATTTTGGGTTATTCTTCTCGAAAAACTCAACATCTCAGTTGATTGGATATGCAGATGCTGGATATTTGTCAGATCTTCATTTTGGCAAATCACAAACTGGAAATGTATTTACATATTGCGGTGCAGCCATTTCCTGGAAATCCACGAAGCAAACTATAGTAGAAACCTTAACAAATCACTCGAAACTCATTGTAATTCATGTAGCCAGTAGAGAATGTGTTTGGTTGCGGTCTATCATAAAGAATATTCAAGAATCATGTGGATTATCGGACATCACAAGAAGTCCTACTATCATGTTTGAGGACAACACTGCATGCATTGATCAACTCAAGGAAGGATATATCAAGGGAGACATAACGAAACATATTTCACCAAGATTCTTCTACACTCATAAACTTCAAAAGAATGGTGAAATTGATGTACAATAA